One genomic region from Vanacampus margaritifer isolate UIUO_Vmar chromosome 2, RoL_Vmar_1.0, whole genome shotgun sequence encodes:
- the ccdc137 gene encoding coiled-coil domain-containing protein 137, producing MGKNKKRINDSKEVVDKTGQQPSTKKQKRDGKAPKDNKHVADHLEHIPFRLQEIMKNKERMKKGSSKANKLKNALFLSRKPEKSKVADIAVPRFKRRKLESEPQYNRRMDIESKHVLFLTNNQVERKPELGEDEQEKPADHRKSDKKKEYDKLRLQKKQQKKLDRHEAQMEKELFQDDIPFGEVSMEPPSLTSKPRKAPIKPQGAKELLLNSLLGHSVTSTAKPSMARLRIMEEERQRAVLAYRHMKKQRLQQQEEARTMKRKGPH from the exons ATGGGAAAGAATAAGAAGCGTATAAACGACTCCAAGGAGGTGGTTGACAAAACCGGACAGCAACCGAG TACCAAGAAGCAGAAACGAGACGGCAAAGCCCCAAAAGACAACAAACATGTTGCGGACCACCTTGAGCACATCCCCTTCAGGCTGCAGGAGATCATGAAGAACAAGGAGAGGATGAAGAAAGGCTCTTCGaaagcaaataaattaaaaaacg CGCTCTTTCTTTCAAGAAAACCAGAGAAGTCCAAGGTCGCAGACATAGCTGTCCCGCGGTTCAAGCGAAGAAAGCTGGAAAGCGAGCCACAGTACAACCGGCGCATGGACATAGAGTCAAAGCATGTCCTCTTCCTCACCAACAACCAGGTGGAGAGGAAACCTGAGCTGGGTGAAGACGAACAGGAGAAGCCTGCTGACCACAGGAAGTCGGATAAAAAGAAAGA ATACGACAAACTGAGATTACAGAAGAAACAGCAGAAAAAGTTGGACCGACATGAGGCCCAGATGGAAAAGGAATTGTTCCAAG ATGACATTCCCTTTGGCGAGGTTTCAATGGAACCCCCTTCACTAACCAGCAAACCCAGGAAAGCACCCATCAAGCCTCAG GGCGCCAAAGAGCTCCTCCTCAACTCGCTCCTCGGCCACTCGGTGACATCCACGGCAAAGCCATCCATGGCCAGGCTGAGGATCATGGAGGAGGAACGGCAGCGGGCGGTGCTGGCCTACCGCCACATGAAGAAACAGAGActgcagcagcaggaggaggcCAGGACTATGAAGCGCAAGGGTCCCCACTGA